In Cervus elaphus chromosome 5, mCerEla1.1, whole genome shotgun sequence, the following proteins share a genomic window:
- the LOC122695284 gene encoding translational activator of cytochrome c oxidase 1: MAARAVISLSRAAAQCLWARGPGVRVALTRSALGFQPEPPCCSAAGGRTLHLTAEVPAGHNKWSKVRHIKGPKDAERSRIFSKLSLSIRLAVKEGGPNPELNSNLASILEVCRSKHMPKSTIEAALKMEKTKGIYLLYEGRGPGGSSLLIEALSNSSSKCHSDIKHILNKNGGMMAEGARHSFDKKGVIVVGEEDREKKPVNLERALELAIEAGAEDVKETEDEEEKNIFKFICDASSLHQVRKKLDSLGLCSVSCTLEFIPNTKVQLADPDLEQAAHLIQALGNHDDVIHVYDNIE, translated from the exons ATGGCGGCTCGGGCTGTTATCAGCTTGAGCAGGGCTGCTGCCCAGTGCTTGTGGGCGCGAGGCCCCGGGGTCCGGGTGGCTCTTACGCGCTCCGCCCTGGGCTTCCAGCCTGAGCCCCCGTGCTGCAGCGCCGCTGGGGGCCGGACGCTGCACCTCACGGCCGAAGTCCCCGCGGGGCACAACAAGTGGTCCAAAGTCCGGCACATCAAGGGTCCCAAAGACGCAGAAAGGAGTCGCATCTTCTCCAAGCTCAGCTTGAGCATTCGCCTAGCGGTTAAAG AAGGAGGCCCCAACCCTGAGCTCAACAGCAACCTGGCCAGCATCCTAGAGGTGTGTCGCAGCAAGCACATGCCCAAGTCAACAATTGAGGCAGCGCTGAAAATGGAG AAAACCAAGGGCATTTATTTGTTGTATGAGGGCCGAGGCCCCGGTGGCTCTTCTCTTCTCATTGAGGCATTATCTAACAGTAGCTCCAAGTGCCACTCGGACATCAAACACATCCTGAACAAGAATGG GGGAATGATGGCCGAAGGAGCTCGCCACTCCTTTGACAAAAAGGGGGTGATTGTGGTTGGagaggaggacagagagaagaaacCTGTGAACCTAGAGCGTGCCCTGGAGCTGGCAATAGAAGCTGGAGCCGAGGATGTCAAGGAGACTGAAGACGaagaggaaaagaacatttttaaa TTTATTTGTGATGCCTCTTCACTGCATCAAGTGAGGAAGAAACTGGACTCCCTGGGACTGTGTTCTGTGTCCTGTACGTTAGAGTTCATCCCCAACACAAAGGTGCAGCTGGCTGACCCCGACCTGGAGCAGGCTGCCCATCTCATCCAGGCGCTCGGCAACCACGATGACGTGATCCATGTCTATGACAACATTGAGTAG